In Lotus japonicus ecotype B-129 chromosome 5, LjGifu_v1.2, one genomic interval encodes:
- the LOC130720328 gene encoding U-box domain-containing protein 30-like isoform X1, which translates to MPSMMKNNQVGGHATMPLYQASKDRKDEGLKIVDVLGLESTMKGVEILDLKVMIEEMESIDVPSVFICPISLEPMQDPVTLCTGQTYDRSNILKWFSLGHKTCPTTMQELWDDSVTPNKTLTHLILTWFSHKYLAMKKKLEDVQGRVLDLLDMLKKVKGQARVKALKDLRQLVAANVFARRTVSENGGLALVCSLLGPFTSHAVGSEAIGIIVNLDLVSELKRNLMHPAKVSLLVDIMNEGTIETKMNCAKLIEMLLIEGSGNGNETEIVSSLSLLVGLLRLVRDKKHPTGVLTGLILLKAICSSHESVRSSVISIGAVPQLIELLPSLNKECLEVALYILEVLSTLPEGRMALKECPNIIPNVVKLLMRVSERCTQFALSILWAIYKLAPEECASKAVEAGLAAKLLLVIQSGCNPVLKQMSSEFLKMCSVNYSTSILISKCMLSTIQ; encoded by the exons ATGCCATCCATGATGAAAAATAATCAAG TTGGTGGGCATGCAACTATGCCTCTGTATCAGGCATCAAAGGATAGAAAAGATGAGGGTTTGAAGATTGTTGATGTTCTGGGTCTTGAATCCACCATGAAAGGGGTTGAGATTTTGGATCTGAAGGTGATGATTGAGGAGATGGAATCAATTGATGTTCCATCTGTTTTCATCTGTCCAATCTCTCTTGAGCCAATGCAGGACCCTGTGACCCTTTGCACTGGCCAAACCTATGACAGATCCAACATCCTCAAATGGTTCTCACTTGGTCACAAAACTTGTCCCACAACAATGCAAGAGCTTTGGGATGATTCTGTCACACCCAACAAGACACTCACCCACTTGATCCTCACATGGTTCTCTCACAAGTACTTGGCCATGAAGAAGAAGCTTGAGGATGTTCAGGGAAGAGTCTTGGACCTCTTGGATATGCTCAAGAAGGTGAAGGGTCAAGCCAGGGTTAAAGCTCTTAAGGATCTGAGGCAACTTGTTGCAGCTAATGTGTTTGCTAGAAGGACTGTGTCAGAAAATGGTGGGCTTGCTTTGGTTTGTTCTTTGTTAGGTCCTTTCACTTCACATGCTGTAGGCTCTGAAGCAATTGGGATCATTGTGAATTTGGATTTGGTATCTGAGCTGAAGAGGAATTTGATGCATCCTGCAAAGGTTTCATTATTGGTGGATATCATGAATGAGGGAACCATTGAGACAAAGATGAACTGTGCTAAATTGATTGAGATGTTGTTGATTGAAGGGAGTGGGAATGGGAATGAAACAGAGATTGTCTCAAGCTTGAGTCTTTTGGTTGGGTTGTTGAGGTTAGTGAGGGATAAGAAACACCCAACTGGGGTCTTAACTGGTCTCATTTTACTCAAAGCTATATGTTCTTCCCATGAATCTGTTAGAAGCTCTGTGATAAGCATAGGGGCAGTTCCTCAATTGATTGAGCTTTTGCCTAGTTTGAACAAGGAGTGCTTAGAGGTAGCACTTTATATTCTAGAGGTTTTGTCAACTCTTCCAGAGGGAAGAATGGCCTTGAAAGAGTGTCCAAACATCATTCCTAATGTGGTGAAGTTGCTGATGAGAGTCTCAGAGAGGTGCACTCAATTTGCATTGTCAATATTGTGGGCTATCTACAAGCTTGCACCTGAAGAATGTGCCTCAAAGGCAGTGGAAGCTGGGTTAGCAGCTAAGTTGTTGTTAGTAATTCAGAGTGGTTGCAACCCAGTTTTGAAGCAAATGTCTTCTGAGTTCTTGAAAATGTGCAGTGTGAATTACTCTACTAGTATTTTGATTTCCAAGTGTATGCTCAGCACAATACAATGA
- the LOC130720328 gene encoding U-box domain-containing protein 30-like isoform X2 produces MYFHQTVGGHATMPLYQASKDRKDEGLKIVDVLGLESTMKGVEILDLKVMIEEMESIDVPSVFICPISLEPMQDPVTLCTGQTYDRSNILKWFSLGHKTCPTTMQELWDDSVTPNKTLTHLILTWFSHKYLAMKKKLEDVQGRVLDLLDMLKKVKGQARVKALKDLRQLVAANVFARRTVSENGGLALVCSLLGPFTSHAVGSEAIGIIVNLDLVSELKRNLMHPAKVSLLVDIMNEGTIETKMNCAKLIEMLLIEGSGNGNETEIVSSLSLLVGLLRLVRDKKHPTGVLTGLILLKAICSSHESVRSSVISIGAVPQLIELLPSLNKECLEVALYILEVLSTLPEGRMALKECPNIIPNVVKLLMRVSERCTQFALSILWAIYKLAPEECASKAVEAGLAAKLLLVIQSGCNPVLKQMSSEFLKMCSVNYSTSILISKCMLSTIQ; encoded by the coding sequence ATGTATTTTCATCAAACAGTTGGTGGGCATGCAACTATGCCTCTGTATCAGGCATCAAAGGATAGAAAAGATGAGGGTTTGAAGATTGTTGATGTTCTGGGTCTTGAATCCACCATGAAAGGGGTTGAGATTTTGGATCTGAAGGTGATGATTGAGGAGATGGAATCAATTGATGTTCCATCTGTTTTCATCTGTCCAATCTCTCTTGAGCCAATGCAGGACCCTGTGACCCTTTGCACTGGCCAAACCTATGACAGATCCAACATCCTCAAATGGTTCTCACTTGGTCACAAAACTTGTCCCACAACAATGCAAGAGCTTTGGGATGATTCTGTCACACCCAACAAGACACTCACCCACTTGATCCTCACATGGTTCTCTCACAAGTACTTGGCCATGAAGAAGAAGCTTGAGGATGTTCAGGGAAGAGTCTTGGACCTCTTGGATATGCTCAAGAAGGTGAAGGGTCAAGCCAGGGTTAAAGCTCTTAAGGATCTGAGGCAACTTGTTGCAGCTAATGTGTTTGCTAGAAGGACTGTGTCAGAAAATGGTGGGCTTGCTTTGGTTTGTTCTTTGTTAGGTCCTTTCACTTCACATGCTGTAGGCTCTGAAGCAATTGGGATCATTGTGAATTTGGATTTGGTATCTGAGCTGAAGAGGAATTTGATGCATCCTGCAAAGGTTTCATTATTGGTGGATATCATGAATGAGGGAACCATTGAGACAAAGATGAACTGTGCTAAATTGATTGAGATGTTGTTGATTGAAGGGAGTGGGAATGGGAATGAAACAGAGATTGTCTCAAGCTTGAGTCTTTTGGTTGGGTTGTTGAGGTTAGTGAGGGATAAGAAACACCCAACTGGGGTCTTAACTGGTCTCATTTTACTCAAAGCTATATGTTCTTCCCATGAATCTGTTAGAAGCTCTGTGATAAGCATAGGGGCAGTTCCTCAATTGATTGAGCTTTTGCCTAGTTTGAACAAGGAGTGCTTAGAGGTAGCACTTTATATTCTAGAGGTTTTGTCAACTCTTCCAGAGGGAAGAATGGCCTTGAAAGAGTGTCCAAACATCATTCCTAATGTGGTGAAGTTGCTGATGAGAGTCTCAGAGAGGTGCACTCAATTTGCATTGTCAATATTGTGGGCTATCTACAAGCTTGCACCTGAAGAATGTGCCTCAAAGGCAGTGGAAGCTGGGTTAGCAGCTAAGTTGTTGTTAGTAATTCAGAGTGGTTGCAACCCAGTTTTGAAGCAAATGTCTTCTGAGTTCTTGAAAATGTGCAGTGTGAATTACTCTACTAGTATTTTGATTTCCAAGTGTATGCTCAGCACAATACAATGA